In the Kribbella sp. NBC_00482 genome, one interval contains:
- a CDS encoding ATP-binding protein has product MQAGITVSAAELPEVLLHVAVVRPVFLWGAPGIGKSSLVRAFAESLGLECVTLLGTQLAPEDLIGVPQIVDGRSRFAPPVAIARDEPYCLFLDELNASSAEVQKAFYSLILDRRIGEYELPEGSVVIGAGNRATDNALARPMASALVNRLVHVHLRASATDWLQWAGTAGIHPWVLDYLRNRPDHLWTAPPKTEEPFSTPRSWHMLSDALHSYGDDVSDETLRVLAFGTLSAAHASAFRAYVKTVRHAFGLDAVLKGETGWPSAPEDRDLLYFLAETFRARLIKELAADKASASPAARQLAHRGKALLVELAEISLEVAQVVIAADDDGRPVLPTWFLVEVSRDLPRLVAARA; this is encoded by the coding sequence ATGCAAGCGGGAATCACGGTATCGGCAGCCGAGCTGCCCGAGGTACTGCTGCACGTGGCAGTGGTGCGCCCAGTCTTCCTCTGGGGCGCTCCAGGAATCGGGAAGAGCAGCCTGGTACGGGCGTTCGCGGAATCGCTCGGTCTGGAATGCGTCACGCTCCTGGGCACGCAGCTCGCGCCGGAGGACCTGATCGGCGTACCGCAGATCGTCGACGGCCGCAGCCGGTTCGCACCACCCGTGGCGATCGCCCGCGACGAGCCGTACTGCCTGTTTCTCGACGAACTGAACGCCTCCTCGGCCGAGGTGCAGAAGGCGTTCTACTCGCTGATCCTGGACCGCCGCATCGGCGAGTACGAGCTGCCCGAAGGGTCCGTGGTGATCGGCGCCGGCAACCGGGCCACCGACAACGCGCTGGCCCGTCCGATGGCGAGCGCCCTGGTGAACCGCCTCGTGCACGTCCACCTGCGCGCCTCCGCGACCGACTGGCTGCAGTGGGCCGGTACGGCGGGCATCCACCCGTGGGTCCTCGACTACCTGCGCAACCGCCCCGACCACCTGTGGACCGCGCCGCCGAAGACCGAGGAGCCGTTCTCGACGCCGCGCAGCTGGCACATGCTGTCGGATGCCCTGCACTCGTACGGCGACGACGTGTCCGACGAGACGCTCCGGGTCCTTGCCTTCGGCACCTTGTCCGCGGCGCACGCGTCGGCGTTCCGCGCGTACGTGAAGACGGTCCGGCACGCGTTCGGGCTGGACGCCGTACTGAAGGGTGAGACCGGCTGGCCGTCCGCCCCGGAGGACCGGGACCTGCTGTACTTCCTGGCCGAGACGTTCCGTGCCCGGCTGATCAAGGAACTGGCCGCGGACAAGGCGTCGGCGAGTCCTGCGGCCCGCCAGCTCGCGCACCGCGGCAAGGCGCTCCTGGTCGAGCTGGCGGAGATCTCGCTCGAAGTCGCGCAGGTGGTGATCGCAGCCGACGACGACGGCCGTCCGGTGTTGCCGACGTGGTTCCTGGTCGAAGTCAGCCGCGACCTGCCGCGGCTGGTGGCGGCCCGTGCCTAA